The Penaeus monodon isolate SGIC_2016 chromosome 8, NSTDA_Pmon_1, whole genome shotgun sequence sequence tctctctctctctcctcgtctctctctcctcctctctcctctcctcctcctccctctctgtctcctctctcctctctctactctctctctcttctcctcctctctccctccctctctccctctctctctcctctctctccctctctctctccctctctcctctctctctctctctctcttctctctctctctctcctctcctctctctctctcctctctctctcctctctcctctctctctctctccctctctctctcctctctctctctccctctcccccctctccctctcccttctcctttctccctctccctctccctctccctctccttctccctctccctctcccctctccctctccctctctctctctctctccctctttctctctctcacaagggTCATCAAGATGAAGATATAATTTTCTTCAATGTTGTACTGATGTCTGTACAAATTAATTTTCACAGCTGTAATTGACCTGAACGGAAGATTTTTTGGCGGCCGTCAAGTCAAGGCAGGTTTCTATGAGTACGAAGACTTCAAGGCAAAGAGACTGAATGAACCGATTGAATAAACATTTGGGTGTCTTAGCATGTAGAAGTGGAGTTGGGTCCTCTTGCATTGAATGATGAGGCATGGAAGAAATTTTACAATGTGTAAGTCAGAGAAATGTCCTTTTCTATGTATCAAAATATGTGCTGTGTTCACATATACAGTTTAGACTTTTTTGTGATCTTACAGTAATTGGCTTTTGATGctattttgtgtgtctgtacttTCCCTGTTTTATAGAGTCAGGAAAATTATTTCAGATACCCTACATAAATActgtaaaatataacaaaatagggAAAACTGAAggattataaatataaagaggaaagctatttattttttactttacctttaatatttaataaaatataaaggaaatggaaaatacttTTGTTAGAATTTaagcttgaataaaaaaaattggtagcTGATTTATTACTGACCCAAATATAAATTACCAATGAAGAGATTAAGAAAACATAAGATTAATTTATAAATTGTGacttaatatattatgaatatcattactgGTAAACTATTTTAATACTGTAGGTAATTCTGAGGCAAATCAGAAGAAAATATGAACTATTGATGGTAGTGAAGAAAGAAACAAGTCATTGAGCACCATCTGTTTCTCAAAGATTGTGCATGGTCTTGATGTCAAACCCTATGTGAATTAACCTAAAGAAAtaggctttatttttttatttggtaacAAAATAAGTCTACAGTGGAAGCTTTGAAGTGCAATGACtgacttttctttttacttgcagatgattaacttttttttcttcatagttGCACCTCAGTGGCCTCACAAATGAAGGGGTATTTTTCACCACAGAAATGATTGCTTGCTTGATAGCCTGACCATCTGTCCAAATAAACACAGTTCTTCTTGGGATGCTTTGAGGGTTGCCCCTGCTTCCACACCTTCCGTCCAACTTTCCTGTTATTAAGCCAGAGAAACTTCATTCCTGGCTTGTGTGCTCCCACCCAGAATGTGTCGGCTGGAGGAAGAGTTAGAGAGATTGAATGTTAAAATATGTGGTTGAAAGAATGgcagaaaaatacacaaataatagaCTTCAGttgattttctttgtttacaGTAATTTTTCTGCTGAATCAAAATGTCAAAAGAGGGTGGATATACTTGCATTTGCTGTATTGAACTTGGTGTATTTTTGAATGAATACAACTGTAATTAGTCATCTAGCTGTTGTTACCACATCACTGTcattaatactaattaattagtatctataattattattattattattattattattattatatttattatatttattataattattattaaccctttgccgacgggtggcatgtacgtacatgccatggcatgcctggactatctgccgggtggGATGTACATGCATGCCAtggtgcgcatgtatgtatggccataccatgatttttttttttttttttttttttttttacaattacggcaaaatattatttttttaccactgaaaatgattaagtagtttttaacactttttctcatttttcctgtactatgcatttcataaaggcttctcgggcttccgaggttagcatCTAAAAAATTACGTCGGTATTCGACTAAATTGGCCAGAGATATTCTATAGTATTCataaagtgatgatgtaaaaccacatgaaaataccgatatgtattttggtatttaaaaaaaaaaaaaaaaatcacgtatttataaaaacaatgaacaaaaattatatctataaggaagtgataatataaacctgttgaaactaaagtttatcttataaaataacttttaaaaaatgcaaaagaaaatacaacaaaatctacgatttatcagaaaatatggcaaatagagaccttggaaaataataataatgaaaatacaacataggttcttagtattacgaagaaaaggcaagggatgctggtattgggcatgagcggtcgcgcatgctagggtgacgatgtGAGCCCCTGGCAGCAGGGCCCGTGCCACTATGGataccacccgtcggcaaagggttaatattgtaattattattattattgttctcattattattattgttgttattattgttattactatctatcttgatagacagatggatacaaTAAAAGACAGAAGTactgataaataaacagagagagagagagagagagagagaaaggtagagggagcAATGCTATATCTAACTCACAGTAGTGGCGCGACAGGTACTTCTGTAGTGCCCCAAATCTATAAGGCTGCGCAAGCCCTCCGTCGAACTGTTGGCAAAAAGCATGCGCTCTTCCCCATGAGCTCCAGTGGCGTGTGTCAGAAATGATCATGTAGCATCCTTTGGCTATGAGTGTGAAGTGGGGTGGGCATGTCGTCGCTTCATATGGGAAAAGAGAATACAGAGGATTAGAGGAAGCAAAGGACTTTCCTTAAAAATGTATACTTAGGTTTAAGGTGAAGAGAATGCATATGGTTAGGGCAATGTAAAGGATTCTTGTTTAAATCAAAGAATAaggaataacataaaaaaggtatTGATAGGATGTCTGTGGAAGGAAGAGAAGTGGGAAGACCTAGAAGAAAGTGAAATGGttttgttgaaaaataaaatctttatggAACACTGTAAGGTAAGTTTTGTTAGAAGAAACAAAAACTGGAATTTACAGGAATATAGCACATAATGATTTTTTATGTTGCCTAACTTGACTAAAGTTAGAATAGAATATGCCAATAGGGTAattcaaagaaaatacaaatactacaagagttgaaagagaaaatgaaaacaaaacaaaattatgaaaaagtaaatatggAATATTGAAAAGTTTATATCAGGGAACATTACTGTAATTAATGCTAAATCActtatatttaaatgaatattagTCCACAAAAGAGCTATCCCTGACCATCCTATACCAAGTGTCAATCACAGGACTGTAATAGGTACTCACGAACAGGGGGGATATTCANNNNNNNNNNNNNNNNNNNNNNNNNNNNNNNNNNNNNNNNNNNNNNNNNNNNNNNNNNNNNNNNNNNNNNNNNNNNNNNNNNNNNNNNNNNNNNNNNNNNAATCTGGTTCTTTTGTAGTCGTGGGAGGCAGGGTAGTTGTAGTAGCTCTAGTAGTGGTtgtagaggtagtagtagtagtaataggaggaGGGGTGCTTGTAGTTGTGGTAGTCGTTGGCTCAGCGGTTGTAGTATTTGGAGAGTTAGATTCAGGCACTGTCTCACCATCTGGCAGAGGCTTGAACAGATTGAGGGAATTGATGATAGAGGTCACGTACGTCCTGTTCCCGAAGTTGGCCTCCCCTGTATCCTCTTcatcctcgtcctcttctcccttgtcctcctcctcttcgtagtCATCTGTCTCCGTGCCAGTGTCAGTGTCATTGTAATCTGGCTCCAACTCTGTGCTGAGTGTGACATTGACCTTCTCAAACATTTCTGCAAACACAGAGAGGGACAGGTCTAATGGTTGATGTTGGCCTCTGTTtgcaggggaaaggaggagagaagaggggggaggaccaagagagggagatggggcaTGAGTAGGAAAAGGAAGCAAGGTGGgtgagaagaggaagacaaggagagggagatgggtatgaataggaaagggaagtagaggaaaagcaaggaagaaaagggaaggagagggggagaggaacataaagaaaaatatatatatatttataatatatatatatataatattagatatattatatatatatatatatagatttttatatatatatatatatattttttatatatatattaatatatatagtatatatatatatatctatatataattatatatatattaatatatattatcatatatattatcaatatataataaatattatatatatttctatctattaatatctattatatataattatataaatatatatatattctatatatattattataatatatattagatatatatatatatatatatctatataagtatgtatatatatatatatatatatatatatatatacctatatatatatacatatctatcttattatctctatatatatctatatatatattctataattattgcGAAGCCgcaatactatattaataatattatatatatatatatatactatatatatatattatatatctatcttttttttttaattttatatctaatctatatatatatatagtatatatatattatatactatatattatttatatatctcttttatatatatatatgatatatagatctatatatagatatatattatctctctaatatatatttatatatataaagtacatatagatatatatatatatatatatattattcttatctctatataattatataataaaatatatctaatatcatatatatctatatatattataatatatatctatatatatattacatctatcatatatatatacatatctacatatattctatatcttttattatatatatatataattacagattattatatattatatatataatatataatatataatatattatatatatataatatatatatatatatatataacatctatctatatatatatatatatatatatatatcatctctatatatatatatatatatctataatattctatatatctattatagaatattattctctatctctctctctctaccgatatatatactatctctcttctctatctatcgctatctctatctatatctctctatctataatctctcattccctctctctactctctctcatctctctcatatctctctctatattaatatatctatctctacctatctccaTATCTATTCTTCATATCTCatcttctctattatatctataatacaatctctattctcttctatctactctctctctatctatctatatatatcatctataatcatctattccctatatctttctcttctctatatatcttctatatatctattgtatctctctctacttatatatatatctatctatctcttatctctatcgctatctactctctatcctatatatatctctctcgccatctatatatctacctcattctatctatctatctcatctattatctctaatatcgtatatctatctattatctatctctctatcttatctatatatctcctaaactattctctatctctatacatattatCTCTCTAATAGaacatctttatatctatctctctatcttatctatctctatctatcatttatctctctctatatatatagctctatatctattctatatatatcatatatatctctcaactctaaaacacatatactgtatatatagtatgtaatatctatctatctacctatataatatatactataatcatatatatatcactctatatatctatatctatcgctatatctacttatatatacaccactttGTATCTATCTAGTACTcgatatttctctctatatatatactatagcatatctatatataatctcttatatagatcgtgtatatataatattagataggtctctatatatatacatagatataatatatctatcatctataatatctataaggttatatcgtatatctatatatatatatatctctctctctggaactctctgtctctatctctctctcttatcctagctctctctctcttctctctctctctctctcctctctacttctctctctcctcatctctctctcttctcctctatctctctctctactctctctctctcctctctctctctctctcatctctctcttctcccctctctctctctccacctctctctatctctctctctctctctcttactctctctctctctctctccctatctctactctcctctctctctctctctcttctctctctctctctctctcgtctctctctcttttttttttttttttttttttttttttttttttttttttttttttttttttttttttcttctccatccccccttcctactcatctctctctccgtctcctctctctctctctcgctctctctctctcttctctctctctctctctctctctctcttctctctcgctcctctctctctctctctccccccccccctctctctctctctctctaagcttctctctctctctatccctctctacccctcctctccctctcctcaccttctctctctctctctctctcctccctctctgtctctctctctctctcttctctctctcgatcttcttcCGGTCTCCACGGTCTGCCTCGCAgtgccctctctttccccctccccgcagCTGTCTTTGGGGTTCCCTCTGTCCCCTTCTGTCCCGCCTCTCGGACATACTGtgctctctcctgtctctgtctctgtccttctctctctctctctctctacttatctctctcttctctctctctctccgtctctctctcgtcctctctctctctctctcctctctctccttctctctctcctcctttctctctctctcctcttctcttctctctctctctctctctcctctctctagatgtgtctccttcttctctctctctcctcctctctatctctctctctctctaatcgtctctcctctctctcttctctctc is a genomic window containing:
- the LOC119576154 gene encoding uncharacterized protein LOC119576154, which encodes MFEKVNVTLSTELEPDYNDTDTGTETDDYEEEEDKGEEDEDEEDTGEANFGNRTYVTSIINSLNLFKPLPDGETVPESNSPNTTTAEPTTTTTTSTPPPITTTTTSTTTTRATTTTLPPTTTKEPDLNIPPVPTTCPPHFTLIAKGCYMIISDTRHWSSWGRAHAFCQQFDGGLAQPYRFGALQKYLSRHYSDTFWVGAHKPGMKFLWLNNRKVGRKVWKQGQPSKHPKKNCVYLDRWSGYQASNHFCGEKYPFICEATEVQL